CCCGTTTATTCGTGGTATCGGCTTGCAAGATCACTTGATCACTACAGACCCAGGTGTAAGTGTTTACGTTGATGGTGTTTACTTAGGTCGCCAAGTTGGTCAAAACTGGAACCTTCAAAACATCGAGCGTATTGAAGTATTACGCGGTCCTCAAGGTACTTTATACGGTCGTAACTCAATTGGTGGTGCAATTAACATCAACACTAAACAGCCAGACGAAGAAGCAATCACCAAATTTAGCTCAGAAGTTGGCACACGTGGTCGCGTTAAAGCAAGCGTATTTACCAACCAAGCAATTACTGACAACTTAGCGATTAACTTTAACCTTGGTTACAACCGTCGCGGTGGCTTAGGTGAATTCATCAACCTACCTGATGCTAAGTATGATGTTGGTGAAAACCGTGAATACTACGGTCGTTTCTCTGCAAAATACACAGTAAATGAAGATTTATCATTCACGCTAACTGCTGATATGAATGACGGTGAAGGCGGTACTCGTCCTTACACTACGTTAATTGATGAACTACCAAACGGCCGTTACTACCAAAGTGGTCTGCGTAACTCTGATGTAGCGGCTGATCGTTACGACAACGCAACTGGCACTATTGAAACGTCAGAAGTGAGCAATGAAGCTGACGGTTTCTCATTAACTGCTGATTACAACATTACTGACGAGTTAGGTTCTAAGCTAATTTTCAGCAAGCGCTCTTCTGAGTATAAAGCGGGTCTTGATGATGACGGTACAATTGTCGCACTAGACCACTTCCCTGAGCGTGGTGAAGCAGACCAAACCTCTGTTGAACTGCAGTTCAATGGTTATGTTGGCGATGTCGATTTCGTAACCGGTTTATACTGGTTCGAAGAAGAAGGTAGCAACCGTCAAGATGCTGCAGAAGCAAGCTTTAACGGTGGCCCAACTAAACTTGAGTTAGACCAAAAAACAACAAGTAAAGCAGTATTCTTGAACGTTGGTTACGACTGGACAGATGAATTACGCGTTACAGGTGGTATTCGTTACACTGAAGACGAAAAAGAAGCTTCGGCAAATGTATTCGACCCAGTGGGCACTGTGTACTCTGAGCGCGATTGGGATGAATTCTCTTGGGAATTAGCGGCGAACTACACATTTGATAATGGTTTAAACTGGTACGGTACCATCCAAACAGGTTATCAATCAGGCCAGTACCCAGCGCGCCCATATTTCTTAATTGGTCAGTTTTTCGCTGAAGGCGGTTTTGACAACCTTGACCAAGCCGCGGCAGCAGTTCAAGCGAACAATGACTTCTTAGCAAGTGACAACATCAGCGCGATTAACTACGAAACGGGTTTCAAAGGTCAGCTTACACCTGATTTCAGCATGAGCGTTGCATTCTTCAATACTGAGTATGAAGATTTACCATACCAAGTAAACACAGCAACAGACTCTGGCTTTGACACGAACAACTTAATTGTTGAACAAACCTCTCGCGGTATTGAATTTGAAAGTACTTACTCAGTAACTGATAACTTCACGCTACACACGAGCTTTGGTTTTATGGATGTTGATGTAGATGAGCAAAACGGCATTAAGCCAGTTGCGCCATTAACACCAGACTTAACGGCATCAATTAGCCCATCTTACGAGTTTACGCTTGAAAACGGTGCGTTAATTACTTCGCGCATGGACATTTCATACCGTGACGAAATGTACGGTGAGCCAACTTCAGATGCACGTCGCATGACTGAAATTGAAAGTCGTACAACGGTTAACTTTGATATTAAGTACGCGCCAGCAGGTGCTGACTGGGATATCTCACTTTACGGTCGCAACATTTTTGATGAGCGCTACGAAGACGCACGCTTAAACACAGGTGATTACATCCTAGTGATCATGAGTAACGATGCGAGCGAGTTTGGCTTACGCTACTCATCAACATTCTAAGCTTGCTTATTAAAGCGTAATAGAGCAAGTTAGCTCTCAAAATGTAAAGCCAGTTAGCGGTAACGTTAACTGGCTTTTTAATGGGTAGCTTGTTAAAACTTTTGCTAAAGAATAAGTCAGCTTATTTAGGCTAGCTAAGGCTTATTGACTCGGGTAATTGCGCCTTGTAATAAGCGTTCGGTTTTAACAATAGCTCTGGTATGCGTTCCGCTACCAGCGATCCCTCCTTTATCATGCAGCTCCACTTCAAACTGATAAAGTTTTCCTGCCATGCCGATATAGGTTGCGATAGCTTTGACTTCTTGATTATTAGGCGTTGCGGCAAGATGATTAACGTTAACATTAACGCCAACAGATAATTCGTCACTTTGCAGCATAGGTTTCATTAGGCGAGCAGCTGATAATTCCATTAATGCAATCATTCTTGAGGTTGCGAACACTTCAGGAAAATTATCATGCTCATCAATTGGCAGGTCACTGGCAAGATCTTTCGATTGAACAGTGTAAGTTAATGCTAGGCTATCCTTAATTTCCATGGTCAATTCCCTATTATAGAAGTGGCTTTAAGTCCAATGCTTTGAGCATATCAATATAAGTTAGCTTATTTAATTAATTTCAGCATAGCTAATCTCAGTAAAGCTAACTAAGCGCTGAGCTCAATTAATGACGAAATCACACGAACGCCACTAGGTGCAAGTTCAGACGAATTTCTTCT
This Thalassotalea euphylliae DNA region includes the following protein-coding sequences:
- a CDS encoding thioesterase family protein, which codes for MEIKDSLALTYTVQSKDLASDLPIDEHDNFPEVFATSRMIALMELSAARLMKPMLQSDELSVGVNVNVNHLAATPNNQEVKAIATYIGMAGKLYQFEVELHDKGGIAGSGTHTRAIVKTERLLQGAITRVNKP
- a CDS encoding TonB-dependent receptor translates to MNTTKSPLNLRRTLNPISAAITLAVAGFAATPVLAEEADTDSNIESITVTATKRSQVIYEVPIAISAFSGDALASQGISDITDVGKFVPNLNITGFSAGHNSSANPFIRGIGLQDHLITTDPGVSVYVDGVYLGRQVGQNWNLQNIERIEVLRGPQGTLYGRNSIGGAININTKQPDEEAITKFSSEVGTRGRVKASVFTNQAITDNLAINFNLGYNRRGGLGEFINLPDAKYDVGENREYYGRFSAKYTVNEDLSFTLTADMNDGEGGTRPYTTLIDELPNGRYYQSGLRNSDVAADRYDNATGTIETSEVSNEADGFSLTADYNITDELGSKLIFSKRSSEYKAGLDDDGTIVALDHFPERGEADQTSVELQFNGYVGDVDFVTGLYWFEEEGSNRQDAAEASFNGGPTKLELDQKTTSKAVFLNVGYDWTDELRVTGGIRYTEDEKEASANVFDPVGTVYSERDWDEFSWELAANYTFDNGLNWYGTIQTGYQSGQYPARPYFLIGQFFAEGGFDNLDQAAAAVQANNDFLASDNISAINYETGFKGQLTPDFSMSVAFFNTEYEDLPYQVNTATDSGFDTNNLIVEQTSRGIEFESTYSVTDNFTLHTSFGFMDVDVDEQNGIKPVAPLTPDLTASISPSYEFTLENGALITSRMDISYRDEMYGEPTSDARRMTEIESRTTVNFDIKYAPAGADWDISLYGRNIFDERYEDARLNTGDYILVIMSNDASEFGLRYSSTF